One bacterium DNA segment encodes these proteins:
- a CDS encoding transglutaminase domain-containing protein, with translation MGLWVCCAVGTKSPDVLISSVKLYPDYEPSDVVFRPTLTDPCRYEVEMICGLDSIRTASPSLLEELADSLRVPVVDLPLVYLWTAEPVERTGQRDIRYLQIQQDIGLRFEDRRNGNRIRFWDLSSLIQGARTLQLNRRFQFTCYRVEYEIDSSKVGVYNQSSEFYRFYTRTERWLEYDGAVADTARRIIGHESNPYRRALLLFNWLKEHGVYHYPPEQRGATVMLQTLAGDCGQFAYLFIALCRSVGIPARLVAGFQATDDLEWSYHAWAECFIPRYGWVPADLTEACAFGELPNNRLVSSVGMNIPLPRAPRWANYRNSDVEGGVTDYMQMATIVRAGLVGGRFSDIRMIKAKPLAP, from the coding sequence ATGGGACTTTGGGTCTGCTGTGCGGTCGGCACTAAAAGCCCGGATGTGCTGATCTCCAGCGTCAAATTGTACCCGGATTATGAGCCATCCGATGTGGTCTTTCGCCCTACGCTGACCGACCCCTGCCGCTATGAAGTAGAGATGATCTGTGGGCTGGATTCCATTCGAACAGCATCTCCGTCGCTGCTGGAAGAGCTGGCTGATTCCCTGCGCGTTCCGGTGGTCGATCTTCCGCTCGTCTATCTGTGGACCGCTGAACCGGTGGAGCGGACCGGTCAGCGCGACATCCGCTATCTCCAGATCCAGCAGGATATCGGACTGCGTTTTGAAGACCGCCGTAACGGCAATCGCATTCGTTTCTGGGATTTGAGCTCTTTGATTCAAGGCGCGCGTACTCTGCAGCTGAACCGCCGGTTTCAGTTCACCTGCTATCGCGTAGAGTATGAAATAGACTCCAGCAAAGTCGGCGTCTACAACCAGAGCAGCGAATTTTACCGTTTTTATACACGGACGGAGCGCTGGCTGGAATATGACGGCGCTGTCGCGGACACCGCCCGGCGTATCATCGGCCATGAGTCCAATCCCTACCGCCGAGCCCTTTTGTTGTTCAACTGGCTCAAAGAACACGGCGTCTATCACTATCCGCCGGAACAACGCGGCGCCACGGTCATGCTGCAGACTTTAGCCGGCGATTGCGGCCAGTTTGCCTATCTGTTCATCGCTCTGTGCCGCAGCGTCGGCATTCCCGCCCGTCTGGTCGCAGGCTTTCAGGCAACCGACGATCTGGAGTGGAGCTATCACGCCTGGGCTGAATGCTTTATCCCGAGATATGGGTGGGTTCCGGCGGATCTGACCGAAGCCTGCGCGTTCGGAGAACTGCCCAACAATCGGCTGGTCTCATCCGTGGGCATGAACATCCCGTTGCCCCGTGCGCCCCGCTGGGCGAACTACCGCAACAGTGATGTCGAAGGGGGCGTGACCGATTATATGCAGATGGCCACCATTGTCCGGGCGGGATTGGTTGGAGGACGATTTTCAGATATCAGAATGATCAAGGCCAAACCGCTTGCACCCTGA
- a CDS encoding T9SS type A sorting domain-containing protein, translated as MKKIILLAGMLSGLCFSQTKTMDRRFVPIIISGSQFPRADLRISEWAAFRFDAQRQRWTAVPFQVDEVDIVNGQRKYNHVQARNDLIDPVDEMLVMPEDLGDRAAIDQWLDGHRSRREFRIELTFFDPMEPDKKAWLYLYHTATAPAVSGYHRYSPAPAGTAADTAQARSFRIGRTHDGWIDYISLAAAPEKNLVDRLKLRLSGKSFLPGLGRYTCNEDTLNNGGSTYHSGCVRALHDQRPSVSFPVVGALKADHQWEYYPYSFRIGASGIAVQERILQLIGLNSIRQSLDLSLHAVGGCFYSEVNSGGVPIDGNPETIEGKLKHSDGAQWLMASGSWGTIEMIVECPKIRNATVSLYYYDSQAGGTLDGSLDTGDKRSIGDMGLWVHTKKNNLSTDRLSIDFTCYLIDEPNHNAAFGRRLFQWDQNDVMLEYQEQSDSADLADANRSASDGWVLQPGAPNPFHPQHSTWRTVLHTPAEELGVEARLYNLLGQCVAVLTPHAADKGSKLFSWEGLGSSGVEAPEGVYVLRIQGPEQTFSQRFLLSR; from the coding sequence GTGAAAAAGATTATTTTGCTGGCAGGGATGCTGTCCGGACTGTGTTTTAGTCAGACTAAAACCATGGATCGCCGCTTTGTGCCGATCATCATCAGCGGCAGCCAATTCCCACGCGCTGATCTACGTATCAGCGAATGGGCCGCATTCCGCTTCGACGCCCAAAGACAACGGTGGACCGCGGTGCCCTTTCAAGTCGACGAGGTGGATATCGTCAACGGACAGAGAAAATACAACCATGTGCAAGCCAGAAACGACCTGATCGATCCGGTGGATGAGATGCTAGTTATGCCGGAGGATCTGGGCGATCGTGCCGCCATCGATCAGTGGCTCGACGGGCATCGAAGCCGGAGGGAATTCCGCATCGAGTTGACTTTTTTCGATCCGATGGAGCCGGATAAAAAAGCCTGGCTTTACCTCTACCACACTGCCACGGCACCGGCGGTCTCTGGATATCACCGCTATAGCCCGGCGCCGGCCGGCACAGCCGCGGACACTGCTCAGGCGCGTTCCTTTCGCATCGGCCGCACGCATGATGGCTGGATAGACTATATCTCATTAGCAGCGGCGCCGGAGAAAAATCTGGTGGACCGTTTGAAACTGCGTCTCAGCGGCAAGTCGTTTTTGCCCGGACTGGGTCGGTATACCTGCAACGAGGACACACTTAACAACGGCGGTTCCACCTATCATTCAGGGTGTGTGCGCGCGTTGCATGATCAACGTCCGTCTGTCTCCTTTCCGGTCGTCGGCGCGTTGAAGGCTGATCACCAGTGGGAGTATTATCCTTACTCGTTCCGTATCGGCGCCTCTGGCATCGCGGTGCAGGAGCGCATTCTGCAACTGATCGGATTGAACTCCATCCGCCAGTCGCTGGATCTGAGCTTGCACGCCGTGGGCGGCTGTTTTTATTCGGAGGTCAATTCGGGCGGCGTCCCTATCGATGGAAATCCTGAAACCATTGAGGGCAAGTTGAAGCATTCGGACGGCGCGCAATGGCTGATGGCCAGCGGATCCTGGGGAACCATTGAGATGATCGTCGAATGCCCCAAGATCCGCAACGCCACGGTGAGCCTTTATTATTATGACAGCCAAGCCGGCGGCACCTTGGATGGCTCCCTCGATACCGGCGATAAACGATCCATTGGCGATATGGGACTGTGGGTTCATACGAAAAAGAACAATCTATCGACTGATCGACTCTCCATCGATTTCACCTGTTATCTCATCGACGAACCGAATCATAACGCTGCTTTCGGCCGCCGCTTGTTTCAATGGGATCAGAACGACGTGATGCTGGAATATCAAGAACAATCCGACTCAGCAGACCTCGCCGATGCAAACAGATCCGCGTCTGATGGCTGGGTGTTGCAGCCGGGCGCTCCGAATCCCTTTCATCCTCAGCATTCGACCTGGCGGACGGTGCTGCACACGCCTGCTGAAGAACTCGGGGTTGAAGCCAGGCTCTATAATCTATTAGGCCAATGCGTCGCTGTGCTTACGCCTCATGCGGCTGATAAAGGGTCCAAGCTTTTTAGCTGGGAGGGCCTTGGATCCTCCGGCGTCGAGGCGCCGGAGGGGGTGTATGTTCTGCGGATTCAGGGCCCTGAGCAGACTTTTTCCCAACGTTTTCTGCTCAGCCGATGA
- a CDS encoding long-chain fatty acid--CoA ligase gives MIPSPLKTMTLQALLKRSATEFADRVSLAEVDGPALTYAEWGQRVSEVSEWLRQNSIVAGDRVAILSENKPQWGVTFFAITTMGAVAVPILPDFHPTEIQHILRHSGAKAIFVSEKLYSKIEDAAIDSLQSVFLIEDFSSLPQPTRKDKLSGILQEGSKELAKLKEAARKITSLLSGEDAEDALASIIYTSGTTGSSKGVMLTHKNLIYDALATFTIVDLGPEDRMVSMLPLSHAYECTLGLVAPLMKGSAVYYLDKPPTARVLLPALQKIKPTVLLTVPLVIEKIYKNRILPTFKKKLLLRGLTKIPVIRKRLYKAAGRKLLASFGGELRSYCIGGAALCPEVELFLREAGFPYAIGYGLTETSPLISGTGPENTVYRAAGKPLPGVEMRIDQPNPKTGEGEILVRGPEVMKGYFQDAKRTDEVLDRDGWFRTGDLGVFDKQGYLYIKGRSKNMILGPNGENIYPEEIEATLNEMEEVVESLVYLRDGKLIAKVCLNYEVLDSRFSAQKLNPDRIEGLLEELRDAVNQNVSSFSRINKILEQPEPFEKTPTQKIKRYLYV, from the coding sequence ATGATACCTTCACCGCTTAAAACCATGACCCTGCAGGCACTGCTGAAGCGCAGCGCAACGGAGTTTGCCGATCGTGTCAGTCTGGCGGAAGTCGATGGTCCCGCTCTTACCTATGCTGAATGGGGCCAACGGGTAAGCGAAGTTTCTGAATGGTTGAGACAGAACAGCATCGTTGCCGGCGATCGCGTGGCGATTTTAAGCGAAAACAAACCCCAGTGGGGCGTTACCTTTTTTGCCATCACCACCATGGGGGCGGTGGCTGTGCCGATCCTGCCTGATTTTCATCCCACTGAAATCCAGCACATCCTGCGTCACTCCGGCGCTAAGGCGATCTTTGTCTCTGAAAAATTGTACAGTAAAATCGAAGACGCGGCCATTGACTCCCTACAATCCGTGTTTCTGATCGAGGATTTTTCATCTCTTCCGCAGCCCACTAGAAAGGACAAATTGTCCGGGATCCTTCAGGAGGGCTCAAAAGAGCTGGCCAAACTGAAGGAAGCGGCGCGTAAAATCACCAGCCTCTTATCCGGCGAGGACGCCGAGGATGCGTTGGCCTCAATCATTTACACATCCGGCACTACCGGCAGCTCCAAGGGCGTCATGCTCACACACAAGAATCTTATCTATGATGCGCTGGCCACCTTCACCATTGTCGATCTCGGTCCAGAGGACCGCATGGTCTCCATGTTGCCGCTCTCACACGCCTATGAATGCACTCTGGGATTGGTGGCGCCGTTGATGAAAGGTTCTGCGGTTTATTATCTGGACAAGCCGCCCACCGCACGCGTGCTGCTGCCGGCGCTGCAAAAGATCAAACCCACTGTTCTCCTGACTGTACCTCTGGTGATTGAAAAGATATATAAAAACCGGATCCTGCCCACGTTTAAGAAAAAATTGCTGCTGCGCGGGCTGACCAAAATTCCGGTGATCCGCAAGCGGCTTTATAAGGCGGCCGGAAGAAAATTGCTGGCCTCCTTTGGCGGCGAACTTCGCAGCTATTGCATCGGCGGCGCTGCTCTGTGTCCGGAGGTGGAACTGTTTTTGCGTGAGGCCGGCTTTCCCTATGCCATTGGCTACGGCTTGACGGAAACATCGCCGCTGATCTCCGGAACAGGTCCGGAAAATACCGTGTATCGCGCAGCCGGCAAGCCCCTGCCCGGCGTGGAGATGCGCATCGATCAACCGAACCCTAAAACCGGAGAGGGGGAAATTCTCGTGCGCGGTCCGGAGGTCATGAAGGGGTATTTTCAGGATGCGAAAAGAACGGATGAGGTTCTGGACAGAGACGGCTGGTTTCGTACCGGTGACCTGGGCGTGTTTGACAAACAGGGGTATCTGTACATCAAAGGCCGTTCGAAGAACATGATCCTTGGCCCCAACGGAGAGAACATCTATCCTGAAGAGATCGAGGCGACCCTGAACGAGATGGAGGAAGTGGTCGAGTCCCTGGTCTATCTGCGCGACGGCAAGTTGATCGCCAAGGTCTGTTTGAACTATGAAGTGCTGGACAGCCGTTTTTCAGCACAAAAATTGAATCCCGATCGCATCGAAGGGCTTTTAGAAGAACTGCGAGACGCCGTCAACCAGAATGTATCTTCATTCAGCCGCATTAATAAAATTCTGGAACAGCCCGAGCCGTTTGAAAAAACGCCGACACAAAAAATCAAACGTTATTTGTATGTATAA
- a CDS encoding 3'-5' exonuclease, whose protein sequence is MRKRARTSEATLPLFTNGQLPAAEKTKPLARLQLVRPLIFFDLETTGLDPQTDRIVQFAFLRVLPDHKVESWMELVNPGIPIPPEASRVHHITDEMVAGKPSMRDLAPRISAYLAGCDLAGYNVLRFDLPFLQAELERHGQPFDTAQTHVIDCQVIFHKKEPRDLSAAVRLYCQRELSNAHDAAADIAATLEVLDGQLARYPDLPRDLAGLSAFCSNGDRARWVTGDRKFFWRNGEAVIAFGKNRGKSLQWLYENDPDYLRWMSEKDFNDETLALIAAALRGEFPQKADGAE, encoded by the coding sequence ATGAGAAAGCGCGCAAGAACATCTGAAGCCACGCTACCCCTCTTCACCAATGGTCAACTGCCGGCTGCGGAGAAGACCAAGCCGCTGGCGCGGCTCCAACTGGTGCGTCCGTTGATTTTTTTTGATCTGGAGACCACCGGTTTGGATCCGCAGACGGACCGAATCGTGCAATTCGCTTTTTTGCGCGTACTGCCGGACCATAAGGTAGAAAGCTGGATGGAACTCGTGAACCCAGGCATTCCGATTCCGCCGGAGGCCAGCCGCGTACATCACATCACTGATGAGATGGTGGCGGGAAAACCGTCTATGCGTGACTTGGCGCCGCGGATCAGCGCCTATCTCGCGGGATGCGACCTGGCCGGCTATAATGTTCTTCGTTTTGATCTACCGTTCTTACAGGCAGAATTGGAGCGCCATGGGCAGCCGTTTGACACCGCCCAGACGCATGTCATCGACTGTCAGGTGATTTTTCATAAAAAGGAACCGCGCGATCTATCTGCTGCAGTACGCTTGTATTGCCAGCGGGAGTTGAGCAACGCTCATGATGCGGCCGCGGATATCGCCGCCACGTTGGAGGTGTTGGATGGTCAGTTGGCACGGTATCCGGATTTGCCGCGTGATCTGGCCGGGCTGTCGGCCTTTTGCAGCAACGGCGACAGAGCGCGCTGGGTAACGGGGGACCGTAAATTTTTTTGGCGTAATGGCGAAGCGGTCATTGCCTTCGGCAAGAATCGAGGCAAAAGTCTGCAGTGGCTCTATGAAAATGATCCGGACTATTTGCGTTGGATGAGTGAAAAGGATTTTAACGACGAAACTTTAGCGCTGATCGCCGCAGCTCTGCGTGGAGAGTTTCCGCAAAAGGCGGATGGGGCGGAATAA
- a CDS encoding peptidase C1 — translation MTTVKTKLFTLWFALMPLTGLHSADDQKAIYRPEKTYDGKPDTILSMDFSSIKYPKPLSVYQPVYHTPPLRQDTTNTCWSFAATSLLESELKRLGRGEIALSRMFIVYWEYVEKVRRFVQTKGNSLVDPGSQLNAVILRMQAYGAVPAECYTGLLDGATVYDERKMLKEIKQYLEFIRTNQLWYEEQAIANVRMIMDRYMGAPPQSFSYQGQTLTPKQFCDNVLALPLEDYVSFISFLKYPFWTQNSYPVPDNWWKCQDYYNVPLEDFYQGIKSAIQRGYSVAIAGDVSEPGKYGPSDLAVVPSFDLPCSAINQDSREFRFYNRTSTDDHGMHLIGYKAMAGEDWFLIKDSAANAWKGAFAGYHFFRGDYIRLKILAFMVHKDGVNKLLDKYRLMQK, via the coding sequence ATGACGACGGTTAAAACAAAACTGTTCACACTTTGGTTTGCCCTCATGCCGCTGACTGGTCTCCATTCGGCGGATGATCAGAAAGCGATCTATCGGCCGGAAAAAACATACGATGGCAAACCGGATACGATTTTGAGCATGGACTTTTCTTCGATCAAATACCCAAAGCCGTTATCTGTTTATCAGCCGGTGTACCACACCCCTCCTTTACGGCAGGATACCACGAACACCTGCTGGAGTTTTGCCGCCACCTCGTTGCTGGAATCGGAGCTGAAACGCCTCGGCCGCGGTGAGATCGCTCTGTCAAGAATGTTTATCGTATACTGGGAGTATGTGGAAAAGGTGCGCCGCTTCGTTCAGACAAAGGGCAACTCCCTGGTCGATCCGGGTTCTCAATTGAACGCGGTCATCCTGCGCATGCAAGCCTACGGCGCTGTGCCGGCAGAGTGCTATACTGGATTATTAGACGGTGCAACCGTCTATGATGAACGAAAAATGCTCAAAGAGATCAAACAATACCTCGAGTTCATTCGCACCAACCAGCTGTGGTACGAGGAGCAGGCCATCGCCAATGTGCGCATGATCATGGATCGTTATATGGGCGCCCCACCGCAATCCTTTTCCTACCAGGGACAAACCTTAACACCGAAGCAATTCTGCGATAACGTGCTGGCGCTGCCCTTGGAGGACTATGTCTCTTTTATATCATTCTTAAAATATCCATTCTGGACGCAGAACAGCTATCCGGTTCCGGACAACTGGTGGAAGTGTCAGGACTATTATAACGTGCCGTTGGAGGATTTTTATCAAGGCATCAAAAGCGCCATCCAACGGGGCTACTCGGTCGCCATCGCCGGAGATGTCTCCGAACCAGGCAAATATGGCCCTTCCGACCTGGCCGTTGTACCGAGCTTTGATCTGCCCTGCTCCGCCATCAATCAGGATAGTCGCGAGTTTCGCTTCTACAACCGCACCAGCACCGACGACCACGGTATGCACCTGATCGGCTATAAAGCCATGGCCGGCGAAGACTGGTTTTTGATCAAGGACTCCGCCGCCAATGCCTGGAAAGGCGCGTTTGCCGGGTATCATTTTTTCAGGGGTGATTACATTCGACTCAAAATATTGGCTTTTATGGTCCATAAAGATGGCGTGAACAAATTATTGGACAAATACCGGCTGATGCAGAAATAA